The proteins below come from a single Halobacillus salinarum genomic window:
- the cysK gene encoding cysteine synthase A has protein sequence MRVVNNVADLIGDTPLVKLNRLAPEGGADIYLKLEMFNPSRSVKDRAAYNMMVQAEKDGFLKKGSTIIEPTSGNTGIGIAMNAAARGYKALLVMPDTMTQERINLLKAYGAEIFLTPGDEKMPGAIAKAKELVEEIEDSFMPMQFENEANPDAHRHTTAKEIVEAMDELGKPLSAFVSTAGTGGTITGTGEELKKQFKNMTIHVAEPAGSPVLSGGKPGKHKLVGTSPGFVPSILNQDIYDQIFQVTDEDAYDITQRLAREEGLLLGTSCGAACWAGIETAKQKQPGEVVVVIAPDTGERYLSGDLFRY, from the coding sequence ATGCGAGTTGTGAACAATGTTGCAGATTTAATCGGAGATACTCCTTTAGTCAAATTAAATCGCCTTGCCCCTGAAGGTGGAGCAGATATTTATTTAAAGCTGGAAATGTTTAACCCAAGTCGGAGTGTAAAAGACCGGGCCGCCTACAATATGATGGTACAAGCTGAAAAGGACGGCTTTTTAAAAAAAGGTTCTACGATTATTGAACCTACCAGTGGAAATACAGGTATTGGAATTGCTATGAATGCTGCAGCTAGAGGCTATAAAGCACTCCTCGTCATGCCTGATACTATGACGCAGGAAAGAATAAATTTATTAAAAGCATATGGCGCCGAGATCTTTTTAACGCCTGGTGATGAGAAAATGCCGGGAGCCATTGCTAAAGCCAAAGAGTTGGTAGAGGAAATCGAAGATAGTTTTATGCCGATGCAATTTGAAAATGAAGCAAATCCCGATGCCCATCGACATACTACAGCTAAAGAAATCGTTGAGGCTATGGACGAGCTGGGCAAACCTTTGTCAGCTTTTGTTTCCACTGCAGGCACTGGAGGTACGATTACAGGAACTGGTGAAGAGTTAAAAAAGCAATTTAAAAACATGACCATCCATGTAGCTGAGCCAGCTGGATCTCCTGTTCTCTCCGGTGGGAAACCAGGGAAGCATAAATTAGTGGGGACTAGTCCAGGTTTTGTCCCTTCCATTCTCAATCAGGATATATATGATCAGATTTTCCAAGTAACCGATGAAGATGCTTACGATATTACACAGAGGCTTGCACGTGAAGAAGGTCTGTTGTTAGGCACATCATGTGGAGCTGCTTGCTGGGCTGGCATAGAAACCGCTAAGCAAAAACAACCGGGTGAGGTCGTAGTCGTTATTGCGCCGGATACTGGAGAACGCTATCTCTCAGGAGACTTATTTCGATATTAA
- the helD gene encoding RNA polymerase recycling motor HelD — MDQNSAEWLDEQKRVNKVITVINNKLAAFKGSTSSLKEDIIGLRKNFWEDVTVNIDEPDDVIETYASIKQQAELLSERERSHGQFYKTSKLLQRLKSSPYFGRFDFSEEEGPEESFYIGIGSLMDENDEDFLIYDWRAPVASLYYDYSPGHVSYRTPEEEISGEMTLKRQYVIREGNMEGMFNTGITIGDSLLQKILGSQATTYMKSIVATIQREQNSIIRFEKGSMLIVQGVAGSGKTSVAMQRIAYLLYRHRNQINADQILLFSPNQMFSTYVSSVLPELGEENMQQSTFHEYVKKRLDHEFTVETPFEQLEDKLVSRKKEGVSTEEMMIQFKSGREFKRLIDDYLSALSHTGMLFRNIKFRGQTLITSKEITTYFYQLDSSLALPNRVELVKEWLLHHLQKVEKEEVEKDWAEEEAALLRREDYMEAYESIQKKQFHGEETFDDTVQEERFLRALVVERKLAPLRRQIKRLRFVHLRKIYRQLFDESIKNYEVPTEWEAIRQSSKENLNQKYLPVEDQTPYLYLQDRIEGRKVNASIKYVFMDEAQDYTWFQFHYIQSMFPYAQFTLLGDYHQSIFAHNYGEDTILSPELHEEPPELFELMRSYRSTKQIVEFAKEMVDDGDKIEAFNRQGHLPEVHYTHTEKEHMQALRICAKRRLNEGYQTVAILCKTIEECRQVYNDIGRELQASLIYKETQPFQEGLVILPIYLAKGIEFESVLVFDASDNNFNRKEDRFLLYTACTRAMHVLDIFCKGRMSPFLRTISEDLYIKKTAVQL, encoded by the coding sequence ATGGATCAAAACTCTGCCGAATGGCTGGACGAACAGAAACGTGTCAATAAAGTAATTACAGTGATTAATAATAAATTAGCTGCTTTTAAAGGAAGCACCAGTTCGTTAAAAGAGGATATTATCGGATTGAGAAAAAATTTCTGGGAGGATGTTACGGTCAATATTGACGAACCAGATGATGTTATTGAAACCTACGCTAGTATTAAGCAGCAGGCAGAGCTCTTGTCAGAGCGTGAGCGGAGCCATGGACAATTTTATAAAACTTCAAAGCTGCTGCAGCGTCTGAAGTCTTCTCCGTACTTTGGCAGGTTTGACTTTTCCGAAGAAGAAGGGCCTGAGGAATCGTTCTATATAGGAATTGGTTCACTTATGGATGAAAATGATGAGGACTTTTTAATCTATGATTGGCGGGCTCCTGTTGCCAGTCTTTATTATGATTATTCACCTGGTCATGTATCGTACAGAACTCCAGAGGAGGAGATTTCTGGAGAAATGACGTTAAAGAGACAATACGTCATTCGCGAGGGGAACATGGAAGGAATGTTTAATACAGGGATCACAATTGGTGATTCCTTGCTTCAGAAGATTCTGGGTTCTCAGGCGACTACTTATATGAAGAGTATCGTAGCAACGATCCAAAGAGAACAAAATTCCATCATCCGGTTTGAGAAGGGGAGCATGCTTATCGTGCAGGGCGTCGCCGGAAGCGGGAAAACTTCGGTAGCGATGCAGAGAATTGCTTACTTATTGTATCGCCACCGTAACCAAATCAACGCAGACCAAATCTTGTTGTTTTCACCAAATCAAATGTTTTCTACTTACGTGTCTTCCGTCCTTCCAGAACTTGGGGAAGAAAATATGCAGCAGTCAACGTTTCACGAATACGTTAAAAAGAGATTAGATCATGAATTTACCGTGGAGACCCCCTTTGAACAATTGGAGGATAAACTTGTGTCACGGAAGAAAGAAGGAGTTTCAACAGAGGAAATGATGATTCAATTTAAATCCGGCAGAGAATTTAAGCGGCTGATTGACGATTACTTGAGTGCTCTCTCTCATACAGGGATGCTGTTTCGTAATATTAAATTCCGGGGGCAGACTTTGATTACATCAAAAGAGATCACTACTTACTTTTATCAGTTGGATTCCTCGCTGGCCCTTCCTAATCGAGTAGAACTAGTGAAAGAGTGGCTGCTCCATCACTTGCAGAAAGTAGAAAAAGAGGAAGTGGAAAAAGATTGGGCAGAAGAAGAAGCTGCCTTGCTGCGAAGAGAAGATTATATGGAAGCCTATGAATCGATTCAGAAAAAACAATTTCATGGCGAAGAAACGTTTGACGATACCGTTCAGGAAGAACGGTTTCTAAGAGCTCTTGTTGTAGAAAGAAAACTTGCCCCTCTCCGCAGGCAGATCAAACGATTGAGGTTTGTTCATTTGCGCAAAATTTACAGACAGTTATTTGATGAATCAATTAAAAATTATGAGGTCCCTACGGAGTGGGAGGCTATACGTCAAAGCTCTAAAGAGAATTTAAACCAAAAATATTTACCTGTCGAAGATCAAACTCCATATTTATATTTGCAGGACCGCATAGAAGGAAGGAAAGTAAACGCATCCATAAAGTATGTGTTTATGGATGAAGCCCAAGACTACACCTGGTTCCAATTTCACTATATCCAATCCATGTTTCCGTATGCCCAGTTCACATTGTTAGGGGATTACCACCAATCCATTTTTGCCCATAATTATGGTGAAGATACAATTCTGTCTCCTGAGCTGCATGAAGAGCCTCCAGAACTTTTTGAGTTAATGAGAAGCTACCGGTCAACAAAGCAGATTGTAGAGTTTGCGAAAGAAATGGTGGATGATGGCGATAAAATTGAAGCTTTTAATCGTCAAGGGCATTTACCGGAAGTCCATTACACTCACACTGAAAAAGAGCATATGCAAGCGTTAAGAATATGTGCCAAGAGGCGGCTTAACGAAGGTTATCAGACAGTGGCGATCTTGTGCAAAACAATAGAAGAATGCCGGCAGGTTTATAATGATATCGGCAGGGAATTACAGGCTTCCTTAATTTATAAGGAAACTCAGCCCTTTCAAGAAGGATTAGTTATATTGCCTATCTATTTAGCAAAAGGGATCGAATTTGAAAGCGTGCTTGTATTTGATGCTTCGGATAATAACTTTAACCGTAAGGAAGACCGCTTCTTGCTGTATACAGCCTGTACACGGGCTATGCACGTGCTTGATATTTTTTGTAAAGGCAGAATGAGTCCATTTCTAAGGACTATTTCTGAAGATTTATATATAAAGAAAACAGCTGTCCAATTATAG
- a CDS encoding YpmS family protein yields the protein MKQFFKKNKWRTSFWILAIVNVGIILALLAMVFLPTSYTIVNVDKSKENEESEFTIVSTKENLEQLANEYLGELSEQTGFEYSISLDRNVTLIGNIKAFDQKIPIKVELNPVVQENGDIILEQESISLGKLPLPNKKVLEFVKDNYKLPDWVIVNPNDENIYVAVTKMKTASRFNVRVERFNLKSDQLAFRISVPNDSFKFAEKLVWNE from the coding sequence ATGAAACAATTTTTCAAAAAAAACAAATGGCGAACCTCATTCTGGATTCTGGCGATTGTCAATGTAGGAATTATCCTTGCCCTGCTGGCTATGGTTTTTCTCCCTACTTCCTATACAATCGTAAATGTAGATAAATCAAAAGAAAACGAAGAATCGGAATTTACGATTGTATCAACAAAAGAAAATTTAGAGCAGCTGGCTAATGAATATTTAGGTGAACTGTCTGAGCAAACAGGCTTTGAATATTCTATTTCTCTTGATCGAAATGTTACACTCATCGGGAATATTAAAGCGTTCGATCAGAAGATACCCATTAAGGTGGAACTCAACCCTGTGGTTCAGGAAAATGGTGACATCATTTTGGAGCAGGAAAGCATTTCACTTGGAAAGCTTCCCCTGCCAAATAAAAAGGTTCTGGAATTTGTAAAAGATAATTACAAACTTCCCGACTGGGTCATTGTAAATCCGAATGATGAAAACATATATGTTGCGGTGACAAAGATGAAAACAGCCAGCCGGTTTAATGTCCGCGTGGAACGCTTTAATTTAAAATCTGACCAACTCGCATTTCGGATCTCTGTTCCCAACGATTCATTTAAATTCGCTGAAAAGCTTGTGTGGAATGAATAA
- a CDS encoding SGNH/GDSL hydrolase family protein, producing the protein MRKFLWMIAVFMCLLIFGIISLFYMGNGNFEEDSGQSTAPQHQEKNAQQQKDKDQEKEKKSPDEKQAAESAENNDSNLGDGIREVFNSVIAGAKTLFVQDDIKIVAIGDSLTQGVGDGTNNGGYVGILEKSINSNEEAEDITIANYGKRGNRTDQLLERMKQDEISSSLNDADIVLITIGANDVMKVVKSNFRNLNYQEFVNAQAGYKQRLKQIFDQIHTKNPDASIYLLGLYNPFNSYFKSIPELSRIMSDYNRISKEVVKNQDNVTFIPIKGIFTGSEEELLWQEDHFHPNEKGYKKIAERVLDYIKPEIKQ; encoded by the coding sequence ATGAGAAAATTTCTTTGGATGATAGCGGTTTTTATGTGCCTCTTAATTTTTGGTATTATCAGCCTGTTCTATATGGGGAATGGTAATTTCGAAGAAGATAGTGGTCAATCAACTGCTCCACAACACCAAGAAAAAAATGCCCAGCAACAGAAAGACAAGGATCAAGAGAAAGAAAAAAAGAGTCCTGATGAGAAGCAGGCAGCGGAGAGTGCTGAAAACAACGATTCAAACCTTGGAGATGGGATTCGAGAAGTATTCAACAGTGTTATTGCGGGAGCGAAAACATTATTTGTACAGGATGATATTAAGATCGTTGCGATCGGCGACTCTCTTACCCAGGGAGTCGGAGATGGAACAAATAACGGCGGTTATGTAGGAATTTTAGAAAAATCGATTAACAGCAATGAAGAAGCTGAGGATATAACCATTGCGAATTACGGAAAACGCGGAAACCGGACAGATCAATTATTGGAAAGAATGAAGCAGGATGAGATATCTTCTTCGCTGAATGATGCGGATATCGTTCTTATTACAATCGGTGCCAATGATGTAATGAAAGTAGTGAAATCGAACTTTCGCAACTTGAATTATCAGGAGTTTGTAAATGCTCAAGCCGGCTACAAACAGCGCCTGAAACAAATTTTCGATCAGATTCACACTAAAAATCCTGACGCCTCCATTTATTTGCTTGGCCTTTATAATCCATTTAACTCTTACTTCAAGAGCATCCCTGAGCTGAGCCGGATTATGAGCGACTACAACCGAATCAGCAAAGAAGTCGTTAAGAATCAAGATAATGTTACATTCATTCCAATTAAAGGGATTTTTACAGGTTCGGAAGAAGAGCTATTATGGCAAGAGGATCACTTTCACCCGAATGAAAAAGGCTACAAAAAGATAGCCGAACGCGTACTAGACTATATTAAACCGGAAATAAAGCAATAA
- a CDS encoding ATP-dependent DNA helicase: MENQISISVRELVEYVYRGGSIDSRFRSNTSLTEGTAIHQAVQKEYKEGEEKEVHLEYIYSYEEISLRIHGRSDGVLQLNDRPVIDEIKSTSLPLEEITEASFPVYWAQAKGYAFIYLMQQELEEIHVQLTYVQKQSKEKKRFKVVFSKEELVDFMESTVKEYVSYAKILLHIKEQKEKSIPDLNFPFPDYRKGQRKLAGSVYRTIEEKRTLYAQAPTGIGKTISTLFPAIKAMDNNKYERLFYLTAKTVTRATAEEALNRLEDEGLALRSVTLTAKDKICFQEEVLCQPDYCPFADGYYDRINEAVVDIIVNETQLTRSVIEQYARKHIVCPFEFSLDLTDVVDVIIGDYNYVFDPRVSLKRLLPEHKKKTVLLVDESHNLVERAREMYSASITSNDYEVIEQEWSDKADTLVKAAKAIARDLTFLIPDTEGKTDFTLEAIPGALEENLERFIDYAELELKEEAVEERSEFLLDLYFTTQNFIKILQLVDHHYVFTGNRQTGNMTLKLFCIDPSHVLNQITKSFRSSIFFSATLSPFSYYKDLLGGTKEDYILKLPSPYSRSQVDVIVRPLSTRYKNREHTAEHLADALYQQAIQHPGNHLFFFPSYQYMSLVYHWFIQKYELQAALQEQGMDEARREDFLDQFVEGGRLVGFAVLGGVFSEGVDLRGDRLNGVAVIGIGLAPRSYEKELIKNYFSDRNKNGYDYAYVFPGMNKVLQAGGRLIRSETDHGSIQLIDDRFLTRKYLNLFPEDWGNYRILR, translated from the coding sequence TTGGAAAACCAAATAAGTATTTCCGTACGTGAACTGGTGGAATATGTTTATCGGGGAGGCAGTATTGACTCACGGTTCCGCTCTAATACGTCGTTAACTGAAGGAACAGCCATTCACCAGGCAGTTCAAAAAGAGTATAAAGAAGGGGAAGAAAAAGAAGTTCATCTGGAGTATATCTATTCCTATGAGGAGATCAGCTTGAGAATTCATGGAAGAAGCGACGGAGTTCTGCAATTAAACGACCGTCCGGTGATCGATGAAATAAAATCAACGTCCCTCCCATTAGAAGAAATTACGGAAGCAAGCTTTCCGGTTTACTGGGCTCAGGCTAAGGGGTATGCTTTTATCTACCTTATGCAGCAAGAGCTGGAAGAAATACACGTCCAGCTTACTTACGTGCAAAAGCAGTCTAAAGAAAAGAAGCGGTTTAAAGTAGTATTTTCTAAAGAAGAATTAGTTGATTTTATGGAATCTACAGTAAAAGAGTATGTATCTTATGCAAAAATATTGCTTCATATAAAAGAACAAAAAGAAAAAAGTATTCCTGATTTAAACTTTCCTTTTCCTGATTACCGAAAAGGACAGCGGAAACTCGCTGGAAGCGTATACCGGACTATTGAAGAAAAGCGGACGTTATATGCCCAGGCCCCTACAGGAATCGGGAAAACGATTTCCACATTATTTCCAGCTATTAAAGCAATGGACAATAATAAATATGAGCGGCTTTTTTATTTAACAGCTAAAACAGTGACAAGAGCAACGGCGGAGGAAGCGTTAAACAGGCTGGAGGACGAAGGACTTGCCTTAAGATCAGTAACATTGACCGCTAAGGATAAGATTTGTTTTCAAGAGGAAGTTCTTTGCCAGCCTGACTATTGTCCGTTTGCTGATGGGTATTATGACAGGATCAATGAGGCGGTTGTTGATATTATAGTCAACGAAACACAGTTGACAAGAAGTGTGATTGAACAATATGCAAGAAAGCACATAGTTTGCCCTTTTGAATTTTCACTCGACTTGACTGACGTGGTCGATGTAATTATTGGAGATTATAACTATGTTTTTGATCCAAGAGTTTCCTTAAAAAGGCTGCTTCCTGAGCACAAAAAGAAAACAGTGCTGCTCGTTGATGAATCCCATAATCTCGTTGAAAGAGCAAGAGAAATGTATTCAGCTAGTATTACTTCCAATGACTATGAGGTTATTGAACAAGAGTGGTCCGATAAAGCTGATACGTTAGTCAAAGCTGCTAAAGCAATAGCCAGAGACTTAACTTTCCTGATTCCTGATACAGAAGGCAAAACGGATTTCACACTGGAAGCAATCCCGGGTGCTCTGGAAGAAAACCTGGAACGGTTTATTGATTATGCAGAATTGGAGCTGAAAGAGGAAGCGGTGGAAGAAAGATCTGAATTTTTGCTGGATCTCTATTTCACTACGCAGAATTTTATAAAAATCCTTCAGCTCGTAGATCATCATTATGTATTTACTGGGAACAGGCAGACTGGGAATATGACTCTGAAATTATTTTGTATCGATCCTTCCCACGTCCTGAACCAAATAACAAAATCCTTTCGTTCAAGTATCTTCTTTTCTGCTACTCTTTCTCCTTTCAGCTATTATAAAGACCTGCTGGGAGGAACGAAAGAAGATTATATTTTAAAGCTGCCTTCTCCATACAGCCGGAGTCAGGTAGATGTCATCGTGAGACCTCTTTCTACAAGGTATAAAAATCGAGAGCATACAGCTGAACATTTAGCAGACGCTCTTTACCAGCAAGCGATTCAGCATCCAGGTAATCACTTGTTCTTCTTTCCATCGTATCAATATATGAGCTTAGTTTATCATTGGTTTATCCAAAAGTATGAGCTGCAGGCAGCTTTACAGGAGCAGGGGATGGATGAAGCGAGAAGAGAGGATTTTCTTGATCAATTTGTTGAAGGAGGAAGGCTGGTAGGTTTTGCAGTGCTCGGAGGTGTGTTTTCGGAAGGAGTTGATTTACGCGGGGACCGCTTGAATGGAGTCGCTGTCATCGGAATTGGACTTGCTCCTAGAAGCTATGAAAAAGAACTTATAAAGAACTATTTTTCTGATCGAAATAAAAATGGGTACGATTATGCCTACGTATTTCCAGGAATGAATAAAGTCCTTCAAGCGGGAGGAAGATTAATTCGATCTGAAACAGACCATGGGTCGATCCAGTTGATTGATGATCGTTTTCTAACACGGAAATATTTAAATCTTTTCCCGGAAGATTGGGGAAATTATCGAATACTCAGGTAA
- a CDS encoding SDR family NAD(P)-dependent oxidoreductase, whose protein sequence is MTKNIMITGASKGLGRALALGFAAKGNRLAICARGKEELEQTKDAIINVGAEAIAVQADAANKQDVERFVSIVEKKWGNIDVLINNASVFGPGPEYLIDYDADSFQEVVRVNVMNPFLVTKRVLPGMMTRKQGSVINITSEAGHTGFAEWGAYGISKFAVEGMTQTWAEELKPYHIRMNMVDPGEMDTAMHRRAVPDCDYPLAHPEERLDIFFYLTSEASKYLTGERFEAAAFAAEEGVSNE, encoded by the coding sequence ATGACGAAAAACATAATGATTACTGGAGCTTCAAAGGGATTAGGAAGAGCCTTGGCTCTTGGTTTTGCCGCAAAGGGAAATCGCTTGGCGATATGCGCGAGAGGAAAGGAAGAATTAGAGCAGACCAAGGATGCGATTATTAACGTTGGCGCAGAGGCCATTGCGGTCCAGGCTGATGCCGCTAATAAACAGGATGTGGAAAGGTTCGTTTCTATTGTTGAAAAAAAGTGGGGAAATATTGATGTGCTTATTAACAATGCATCTGTTTTTGGGCCAGGGCCAGAATATTTGATTGATTACGATGCCGATTCATTTCAGGAAGTCGTCCGTGTGAATGTAATGAACCCTTTTCTCGTTACAAAGCGTGTATTGCCAGGAATGATGACGAGGAAACAAGGGTCGGTTATTAACATTACTTCGGAAGCGGGACATACGGGTTTTGCTGAATGGGGGGCATATGGGATATCGAAATTTGCTGTCGAAGGAATGACTCAAACTTGGGCGGAGGAATTAAAGCCTTATCATATTAGAATGAATATGGTTGACCCAGGTGAAATGGATACAGCTATGCACCGCCGTGCAGTACCTGATTGTGACTATCCTTTAGCACATCCTGAGGAACGATTGGATATTTTCTTTTACTTGACTTCAGAGGCATCTAAATATCTAACAGGCGAACGATTTGAAGCGGCCGCCTTTGCAGCTGAGGAAGGAGTCTCCAATGAATAA
- a CDS encoding VOC family protein has translation MSRWHHVGIEVENLLYSKAFYTEMLGFECVKERYYKGEHLVFLQKEGLMIELVKTHNDQSKSSSVHFAIEVDSIEEWRLFFQDSGMVPLEEPNQLEDFHSIFYHGPSGEQIELVEKVNDY, from the coding sequence ATGTCTAGGTGGCATCATGTAGGCATTGAAGTTGAAAACCTGTTATATTCGAAAGCCTTTTACACGGAAATGTTAGGGTTTGAGTGTGTGAAAGAACGGTATTACAAAGGAGAACATCTCGTATTCCTGCAAAAAGAAGGGTTGATGATAGAGCTTGTGAAGACTCATAACGATCAAAGCAAGTCCAGCTCGGTCCATTTTGCTATTGAAGTAGATTCAATAGAGGAATGGCGGCTTTTTTTTCAAGATTCCGGGATGGTTCCATTAGAAGAGCCGAATCAATTAGAGGATTTTCATTCTATTTTTTATCATGGCCCGTCTGGGGAACAAATAGAGCTTGTAGAAAAAGTAAATGACTATTGA